One genomic region from Leptolyngbyaceae cyanobacterium JSC-12 encodes:
- a CDS encoding nucleoside-diphosphate-sugar epimerase (IMG reference gene:2510094526~PFAM: NAD dependent epimerase/dehydratase family), with the protein MKVLVTGTEGYLGCLFASLLLEQGHDVTAVDTGFYKVGWLYNGTQQTARTLNKDIRHITLDDLQGIEAIVHMAELSNDPTGQLAPNITYDINHKGSVRLANLAKQAGVKRFVYMSSCSVYGIAEVTGDVTEDTPVNPQTAYAECKVLVERDVTQLADDNFSPTFMRNATAFGASPRMRFDVVLNNLSGLAWTTKEIRMTSDGTPWRPLVHALDIAKALLCVLEAPRDIVHNQVFNVGDSANNYQVKKIAEIVADVFTGCQVSFGANGSDNRSYRVSFEKINTQLPGFKCDWDAEQGAKQLRDIFTQIDMTKDVFEHRGFTRLKQLEYLIRTQQIDKDFFWSKP; encoded by the coding sequence ATGAAAGTACTTGTTACCGGCACAGAAGGATACCTCGGCTGTCTTTTTGCTTCCCTACTGCTTGAACAGGGACACGATGTAACAGCCGTAGATACAGGTTTTTATAAAGTTGGCTGGCTCTACAATGGCACCCAACAAACGGCCAGAACCCTGAATAAGGATATTCGCCATATCACTCTAGACGATTTGCAGGGCATTGAAGCGATCGTCCACATGGCCGAACTGTCCAATGATCCCACCGGACAGCTTGCCCCCAACATCACTTACGACATCAACCACAAAGGCTCGGTTCGTCTGGCAAACCTGGCAAAACAGGCTGGCGTGAAGCGCTTCGTATATATGTCTTCCTGTAGCGTGTATGGCATTGCCGAGGTCACAGGAGATGTTACTGAAGACACACCTGTTAACCCGCAAACTGCCTACGCCGAGTGCAAAGTATTGGTAGAGCGAGATGTTACCCAACTGGCAGATGACAATTTCTCCCCTACCTTTATGCGCAACGCTACTGCTTTTGGTGCCTCCCCCCGGATGCGATTTGATGTGGTGCTGAACAACCTTTCAGGCTTGGCGTGGACAACAAAAGAAATTCGCATGACCAGCGACGGCACCCCCTGGCGACCCCTAGTACACGCCCTGGATATTGCCAAAGCGCTGTTGTGTGTCCTGGAAGCACCACGAGATATTGTGCACAATCAAGTCTTTAATGTGGGGGATAGTGCCAACAATTATCAAGTGAAAAAAATTGCCGAAATTGTGGCAGATGTATTCACTGGATGTCAGGTTAGTTTCGGCGCAAATGGCTCTGATAATCGCAGCTATCGGGTCTCATTTGAGAAGATCAACACCCAACTGCCGGGCTTCAAGTGTGATTGGGATGCAGAGCAGGGTGCAAAACAGCTTCGTGATATTTTTACTCAAATCGACATGACGAAAGATGTGTTTGAACATCGGGGTTTTACTCGCTTGAAGCAATTGGAGTACCTCATCCGCACCCAACAAATTGATAAAGACTTCTTCTGGAGCAAGCCATGA
- a CDS encoding putative hydrolase or acyltransferase of alpha/beta superfamily (IMG reference gene:2510094522), whose protein sequence is MSTSVILAHEILGDGSQKVIVMGGWLGDRSVFQPIHSWLDRTQFTYCFVDPRGYGESRAIAGAHTIAEIAGDVIALADSLGWQQFHYIGHSMMGKVAQYLCAKYGDRVRSAIGVTPVPACKIPMDESSKQLFSTAWEVPANRGTICMVTTGNRHTKIWEQFMISESLRTTTPDAFRDYFYMWSEEDFAAEVQGCSAPFLAIVGEHDAGVPAEVVQNTILQWFPQAELHIMSNAGHYPMQEIPIQFVTVCEAFIARFA, encoded by the coding sequence ATGTCCACATCCGTGATTCTGGCACACGAAATACTGGGAGACGGTTCGCAAAAAGTAATTGTGATGGGCGGCTGGCTGGGCGATCGTTCCGTGTTTCAGCCAATTCACTCCTGGCTGGATCGCACCCAGTTTACCTATTGTTTTGTCGATCCACGCGGATATGGGGAATCGCGAGCAATCGCAGGAGCACACACGATCGCTGAAATTGCTGGGGACGTGATTGCCCTGGCAGATTCATTAGGCTGGCAGCAGTTTCACTACATTGGGCACTCAATGATGGGCAAAGTGGCGCAGTACCTATGTGCCAAGTATGGCGATCGCGTTCGATCGGCAATTGGAGTTACGCCAGTTCCCGCCTGCAAAATTCCAATGGATGAGAGTAGCAAACAATTGTTTTCAACCGCGTGGGAAGTTCCTGCCAATCGCGGCACAATCTGTATGGTGACCACTGGAAACCGCCATACGAAAATCTGGGAGCAATTCATGATCAGCGAATCACTTCGCACCACTACGCCTGATGCGTTCCGAGATTACTTTTATATGTGGTCGGAAGAAGATTTTGCCGCAGAAGTACAGGGTTGCTCGGCGCCTTTTCTGGCGATCGTGGGTGAACACGATGCTGGAGTTCCTGCTGAAGTAGTACAAAACACCATCTTGCAATGGTTTCCCCAGGCTGAGTTACACATCATGTCCAATGCTGGGCACTACCCTATGCAGGAAATCCCAATTCAGTTTGTGACTGTTTGCGAAGCCTTCATAGCTCGATTTGCTTAA
- a CDS encoding dTDP-4-dehydrorhamnose 3,5-epimerase (IMG reference gene:2510094525~PFAM: dTDP-4-dehydrorhamnose 3,5-epimerase~TIGRFAM: dTDP-4-dehydrorhamnose 3,5-epimerase) — MIFTETKLKGAFIIDLELRADHRGGFARTFCAKEFEANGLKPTVAQCNLSFNHKAGTLRGMHYQIPPAAETKLVRCTKGAIYDVIIDLRPDSPTFRQHIGVELTADNRRSLYVPEMFAHGYQSLTDDSEVVYQVGEFYTPGYERGLRYDDPVFGIEWPLPVTVISEKDAAWALLEPASV, encoded by the coding sequence ATGATTTTTACTGAAACTAAGCTAAAAGGTGCATTTATCATTGATCTGGAACTGCGAGCCGATCATCGGGGTGGCTTTGCTAGAACTTTTTGCGCGAAGGAGTTTGAAGCTAACGGACTAAAGCCTACGGTTGCTCAGTGCAATTTGTCGTTTAATCATAAGGCTGGCACATTGCGTGGGATGCATTACCAAATTCCTCCGGCTGCTGAAACAAAACTAGTGCGTTGCACAAAAGGGGCGATTTATGATGTGATTATTGACCTGCGCCCCGACTCTCCCACCTTTCGACAACACATTGGCGTGGAGTTGACTGCAGACAATCGGAGATCGCTGTACGTACCCGAAATGTTTGCCCACGGGTATCAATCCCTGACAGATGACTCGGAAGTAGTGTATCAGGTTGGTGAGTTCTATACGCCTGGTTACGAGCGGGGCTTGCGCTATGACGATCCCGTATTTGGGATTGAATGGCCTTTACCCGTGACAGTTATTTCTGAGAAAGATGCTGCCTGGGCGTTACTTGAGCCAGCCTCCGTGTAG
- a CDS encoding hypothetical protein (IMG reference gene:2510094524) has translation MKLNIRRGRGGFAIWVNGLGFRLGTIYALYQFSQSNKPISGQMLPHGL, from the coding sequence ATGAAGTTGAATATTCGTCGGGGCAGAGGCGGGTTTGCGATTTGGGTGAATGGTTTAGGGTTTCGTCTAGGAACAATTTATGCCCTCTATCAGTTCTCACAGTCAAACAAACCAATTTCGGGTCAGATGTTGCCTCACGGTTTGTAA
- a CDS encoding putative homoserine dehydrogenase (IMG reference gene:2510094523~PFAM: Oxidoreductase family, NAD-binding Rossmann fold), with protein MLIVDTALKARQEAGNPVRVGMIGSGFMGRGIANQIVNSVPGMELVAIFNRNMETARRAYTEAGIEDIRVVTTVGELESAIAQGKPAVTDDAMLLCQAQGIDALIEVTGAVEFGAHVVMEAITHQKHVVLMNAELDGTIGPILKVYADKAGVVLSACDGDQPGVEMNLYRYVKSLGVTPLLCGNIKGLQDAYRNPTTQKGFAEKWGQNVHMVTSFADGTKISFEQAIVANGTGMTIAKRGMLGYDFNLHKDELVQQFNLNYTGHIDDLTKMYDVDYLKELGGIVDYVVGVKPGPGVFVFGTHDDPKQRHYLNLYKLGEGPLYSFYHPYHLCHLEVPLSVARVVLFRDAVLAPLGAPMVDVITTAKIDLKAGETIDCIGGYMTYGQCETAKITQAENLLPIGLAEGCRLKRDVAKDQVLTYDDVELPQGRLCDKLRAEQNAYFASAQPLAVL; from the coding sequence ATGTTAATTGTGGATACAGCACTAAAGGCGCGGCAGGAAGCGGGTAATCCGGTGCGAGTGGGGATGATTGGCTCTGGCTTTATGGGCCGCGGCATTGCTAATCAAATCGTAAACTCGGTGCCTGGGATGGAACTGGTAGCGATTTTCAACCGCAATATGGAAACTGCCAGGCGAGCTTACACTGAAGCTGGGATTGAAGATATTCGAGTGGTGACGACTGTTGGCGAATTAGAATCTGCGATCGCGCAAGGAAAGCCTGCCGTTACCGATGATGCGATGCTGCTGTGTCAGGCGCAGGGGATCGATGCCTTGATTGAAGTCACGGGGGCGGTGGAGTTTGGTGCCCATGTCGTGATGGAAGCGATCACCCACCAGAAGCATGTCGTCTTGATGAATGCCGAACTCGATGGCACGATTGGCCCGATTCTCAAGGTTTACGCCGACAAAGCAGGGGTTGTTCTGTCTGCCTGCGATGGCGACCAGCCTGGCGTGGAAATGAACCTGTATCGCTACGTCAAGAGTTTAGGCGTTACGCCCTTGCTCTGTGGCAACATCAAAGGCTTGCAGGATGCTTATCGCAACCCCACAACTCAAAAAGGCTTTGCCGAAAAATGGGGTCAGAATGTTCATATGGTCACCAGTTTTGCTGATGGCACCAAGATCTCATTTGAGCAGGCGATCGTGGCAAACGGCACAGGCATGACCATTGCCAAACGTGGGATGTTGGGGTATGACTTCAATCTGCATAAAGATGAACTCGTTCAGCAATTCAACCTCAACTACACCGGACACATTGACGATCTCACCAAAATGTACGATGTAGACTACCTGAAGGAACTCGGCGGCATTGTGGATTACGTAGTTGGAGTTAAACCGGGACCGGGTGTGTTCGTGTTTGGCACTCACGATGACCCTAAACAGCGCCACTACCTCAACCTCTACAAACTGGGTGAAGGTCCGCTCTACAGCTTCTATCACCCCTACCACCTCTGCCATTTAGAAGTGCCCCTTTCGGTGGCACGAGTAGTGTTGTTCCGAGATGCGGTGTTAGCTCCGCTAGGTGCGCCAATGGTGGACGTGATCACCACTGCCAAAATTGACCTGAAAGCGGGCGAAACCATCGATTGTATTGGCGGCTACATGACCTATGGGCAATGCGAAACTGCCAAAATTACTCAGGCAGAAAACCTCCTACCCATCGGCTTAGCAGAAGGTTGTCGCTTAAAGCGTGACGTTGCTAAAGATCAGGTGCTTACTTATGATGATGTGGAACTGCCGCAGGGACGCTTGTGTGACAAACTGCGGGCGGAACAAAATGCCTACTTTGCCTCCGCCCAGCCACTGGCAGTACTTTAA